A genomic stretch from Erigeron canadensis isolate Cc75 chromosome 9, C_canadensis_v1, whole genome shotgun sequence includes:
- the LOC122580832 gene encoding uncharacterized protein LOC122580832, with protein sequence MDTTNKGRSSRKCLKICCGVTAAVIVIFIVVSIILYFTVFKLKDPQIIAHPTNLENLQVQMYPNISINATIVLTLTIDNRNYGGFIFKDSIANVYYREMLIAEIPVEHAEVPARGSLTMTSRANITGGKMATDPNFYIDIGTGFLNFTSTSVMHGKVKVLKIVKVGAKVDSFCDISVDILKQQVDPKCHSKVQF encoded by the coding sequence ATGGACACAACAAATAAAGGAAGATCATCGCGAAAATGTCTCAAAATATGTTGTGGTGTGACAGCAGCTGTAATTGTCATTTTTATAGTTGTTTCTATAATCTTATATTTCACCGTCTTTAAGTTAAAAGACCCACAAATCATAGCACACCCAACAAACCTTGAAAACCTTCAAGTCCAAATGTACCCAAATATAAGCATAAACGCGACAATAGTTCTAACCTTGACCATAGATAACCGAAACTATGGAGGCTTTATTTTCAAGGACTCGATTGCAAACGTGTATTATCGTGAAATGTTAATAGCCGAGATCCCAGTTGAGCATGCTGAGGTTCCGGCCCGTGGTAGTTTAACCATGACAAGTCGTGCAAACATTACTGGTGGTAAAATGGCAACTGATCCTAATTTTTATATCGATATCGGAACAggttttcttaattttacctCAACTTCGGTAATGCATGGGAAAGTTAAAGTTTTGAAGATTGTGAAAGTGGGAGCAAAGGTTGATAGTTTTTGTGATATCTCGGTCGACATTTTGAAGCAACAAGTCGACCCGAAGTGCCATTCCAAAGTCCAGTTTTAA
- the LOC122580947 gene encoding putative ubiquitin-conjugating enzyme E2 38 encodes MWVPGKTNILQLLVSIQKKFLNSNPIFNEPTYAVMRGSPNGEQASFAYNEKILIKSLKTMLYILNKPPKNFEDFVVGHFRNRASDIILACSKKGCSAAFIEDLVLCVKFVTSAFKQTGALDRRVVMIGLKKHEVHLELKNYVVYK; translated from the exons ATGTGGGTACCTGGAAAAACGAACATTCTCCAACTGCTGGTCTCCATACAGAAAAAGTTTTTGAACAGCAATCCTATATTCAACGAACCTACGTATGCAGTTATGAGAGGCTCTCCTAATGGAGAACAGGCTTCGTTCGCATACAATGAGAAAATCTTAATAAAATCTCTCAAAACAATGTTGTATATCCTGAACAAACCACCCAAG AACTTTGAGGATTTTGTGGTGGGGCATTTTCGCAATCGTGCATCTGATATTATATTGGCATGTAGCAAGAAGGGCTGTTCAGCCGCGTTCATTGAGGATTTGGTTTTGTGCGTGAAGTTTGTTACCTCTGCATTCAAGCAAACAGGGGCATTGGATCGGAGAGTCGTAATGATTGGATTGAAGAAACATGAAGTACACCTTGAGCTGAAAAACTATGTTGTGTATAAATAG
- the LOC122582362 gene encoding uncharacterized protein LOC122582362 isoform X1: MASCSSSAAAALSFPSTSRLNDVVPSTLLPTHNNNYNNNNKSSYLRINRSISLTAKASYSNNNSGGGGDDPFGGFYPWDSNNTQHNNGTICIYACIEWEQQETITLFTADGLVQIGGLMVPKRVSSAQKNQPKVKTSPRLHQFKESNYMDPAQGLCLGALFDIAATNGLDMGRRLCIIGFCRSIEMLSDVVEDTVLEHGGEVVVAEKASKGGLNEKLSMTVAVPLLWGVPPASDSLQIAVRSGGGIVDKVFWQWNFW, from the exons atggcCTCTTgttcatcatcagcagcagcagctttATCATTCCCATCCACTTCTCGTTTAAACGACGTCGTTCCATCCACACTACTACCtactcataataataattataataataataataaatcatcgTATCTACGAataaatcgctcaatttcattaaCCGCTAAAGCATCGTATTCAAATAATAATTCAGGAGGAGGAGGTGATGATCCATTCGGTGGATTCTATCCTTGGGACTCTAACAACACTCAACATAATAATGgtacaatatgtatatatgcat GCATCGAATGGGAGCAGCAGGAAACCATTACGTTGTTTACTGCTGATGGGCTCGTTCAGATTGGAGGGTTGATGGTCCCTAAACGTGTCTCTTCAGCACAG AAGAATCAACCCAAGGTGAAGACTTCCCCGAGATTACATCAGTTTAAGGAGAGCAATTACATGGATCCAGCTCAAGGCCTATGTTTAGGCGCACTCTTTGATATTGCAGCTACCAAT GGACTTGATATGGGCAGAAGACTTTGCATCATTGGGTTCTGCCGTTCTATTGAAATGTTAAGTGATGTAGTTGAGGACACTGTTTTGGAGCACGGTGGAGAG GTTGTTGTAGCGGAGAAAGCAAGCAAGGGAGGTTTGAATGAGAAGTTATCAATGACCGTCGCTGTACCACTACTTTGGGGGGTTCCTCCTGCATCCGACTCCCTCCAGATTGCTGTTCGTAGTGGTGGAGGAATTGTGGACAAGGTATTCTGGCAATGGAACTTCTGGTAA
- the LOC122582362 gene encoding uncharacterized protein LOC122582362 isoform X2 — protein sequence MASCSSSAAAALSFPSTSRLNDVVPSTLLPTHNNNYNNNNKSSYLRINRSISLTAKASYSNNNSGGGGDDPFGGFYPWDSNNTQHNNGTICIYACIEWEQQETITLFTADGLVQIGGLMVPKRVSSAQNQPKVKTSPRLHQFKESNYMDPAQGLCLGALFDIAATNGLDMGRRLCIIGFCRSIEMLSDVVEDTVLEHGGEVVVAEKASKGGLNEKLSMTVAVPLLWGVPPASDSLQIAVRSGGGIVDKVFWQWNFW from the exons atggcCTCTTgttcatcatcagcagcagcagctttATCATTCCCATCCACTTCTCGTTTAAACGACGTCGTTCCATCCACACTACTACCtactcataataataattataataataataataaatcatcgTATCTACGAataaatcgctcaatttcattaaCCGCTAAAGCATCGTATTCAAATAATAATTCAGGAGGAGGAGGTGATGATCCATTCGGTGGATTCTATCCTTGGGACTCTAACAACACTCAACATAATAATGgtacaatatgtatatatgcat GCATCGAATGGGAGCAGCAGGAAACCATTACGTTGTTTACTGCTGATGGGCTCGTTCAGATTGGAGGGTTGATGGTCCCTAAACGTGTCTCTTCAGCACAG AATCAACCCAAGGTGAAGACTTCCCCGAGATTACATCAGTTTAAGGAGAGCAATTACATGGATCCAGCTCAAGGCCTATGTTTAGGCGCACTCTTTGATATTGCAGCTACCAAT GGACTTGATATGGGCAGAAGACTTTGCATCATTGGGTTCTGCCGTTCTATTGAAATGTTAAGTGATGTAGTTGAGGACACTGTTTTGGAGCACGGTGGAGAG GTTGTTGTAGCGGAGAAAGCAAGCAAGGGAGGTTTGAATGAGAAGTTATCAATGACCGTCGCTGTACCACTACTTTGGGGGGTTCCTCCTGCATCCGACTCCCTCCAGATTGCTGTTCGTAGTGGTGGAGGAATTGTGGACAAGGTATTCTGGCAATGGAACTTCTGGTAA
- the LOC122581859 gene encoding transcription factor RAX2, whose product MNEWKKGFMKPKFEVKKKMGRSPCCDKAKVKKGPWSPEEDTKLKDYINLNGTGGNWIALPHKAGLKRCGKSCRLRWLNYLRPNIKHGEFSDDEDRLICSLFASIGSRWSLIAAQLPGRTDNDIKNYWNTKLKKKLIMNWKPESSYNNNNNFSSSNWPLSSPTTTTAYNSNNNHQILPLLDDNRYMINVDDPVETYLVMKDSSTLFMYEGRCGDQAAGTSSDGNSTLEFNLEEFKKLISSNLCSSDNINSNVNVFVDEIKTEENIMYY is encoded by the exons atgaatgaatggaaAAAGGGTTTTATGAAACCAAAATTTGAAGTG AAGAAGAAAATGGGAAGAAGTCCATGTTGTGACAAAGCAAAAGTGAAGAAAGGACCATGGTCACCTGAAGAAGATACTAAGTTAAAAGACTACATCAACCTAAATGGCACTGGTGGCAATTGGATTGCTCTTCCTCATAAAGCAG ggcTTAAAAGATGTGGTAAAAGCTGTAGACTAAGATGGCTGAACTACCTTAGACCAAATATTAAGCATGGTGAATtctctgatgatgaagatagaCTCATATGTTCCCTCTTTGCTAGTATCGGTAGCAG GTGGTCACTAATAGCAGCACAGCTACCTGGAAGAACCGATAACGATATCAAAAACTACTGGAATACAAAGCTCAAAAAGAAGCTCATCATGAACTGGAAACCAGAATCAtcttacaacaacaacaacaacttttcttcttcaaactgGCCATTAAGTTCTCCTACAACTACTACTGcttataatagtaataataatcatcaaatACTGCCATTATTAGATGATAACAGATACATGATCAATGTGGACGACCCCGTTGAAACGTACCTAGTGATGAAAGACAGTTCTACCCTTTTTATGTATGAAGGTCGTTGTGGCGATCAAGCTGCTGGTACCAGTTCTGATGGGAATTCGACATTAGAGTTTAATCTTGAGGAATTTAAGAAACTAATCAGCTCTAATCTTTGTAGCAGTGATAATATTAATAGTAATGTCAATGTTTTTGTTGATGAAATTAAGACAGAAGAGAACATTATGTActactaa
- the LOC122581009 gene encoding S-adenosylmethionine synthase 3, which yields METFLFTSESVNEGHPDKLCDQVSDAILDACLEQDPESKVACETCTKTNMVMVFGEITTKAKVDYEKIVRDTCREIGFVSADVGLDADKCKVLVNIEQQSPDIAQGVHGHLSKKPEEIGAGDQGHMFGYATDETPELMPLTHVLATKLGAKLTEVRKNKTCPWLRPDGKTQVTVEYRNDNGAMVPIRVHTVLISTQHDETVTNDQIAADLKEHVIKPVIPSQYLDNNTIFHLNPSGRFVIGGPHGDAGLTGRKIIIDTYGGWGAHGGGAFSGKDPTKVDRSGAYIVRQAAKSIVASGLARRCIVQVSYAIGVAEPLSVFVDTYKTGKIPDKDILVLIKENFDFRPGMMSINLDLKRGGNYRYQKTAAYGHFGRDDPDFTWETVKVLKPKA from the coding sequence ATGGAAACTTTCCTATTTACATCAGAGTCAGTGAATGAGGGACATCCAGACAAGCTTTGTGACCAAGTCTCAGATGCCATCCTTGATGCTTGTTTAGAACAGGACCCTGAAAGTAAAGTTGCCTGTGAGACCTGCACAAAGACTAACATGGTTATGGTTTTTGGCGAGATCACCACGAAGGCGAAAGTAGACTACGAAAAGATAGTCCGCGATACTTGCAGAGAAATTGGATTTGTATCTGCTGATGTTGGTCTTGATGCTGACAAGTGCAAGGTTTTGGTTAATATCGAGCAACAAAGCCCGGACATTGCTCAGGGTGTTCATGGACATCTTAGCAAGAAGCCAGAAGAAATCGGTGCTGGTGACCAAGGGCATATGTTTGGTTATGCTACTGACGAAACACCCGAGCTTATGCCCTTAACCCACGTCTTAGCAACTAAGCTTGGTGCTAAGCTAACCGAAGTTAGAAAGAACAAGACTTGCCCGTGGCTCAGGCCCGATGGTAAGACCCAAGTGACGGTTGAGTACCGTAACGATAATGGTGCTATGGTTCCTATTAGGGTTCACACCGTCCTCATCTCAACCCAACATGATGAGACTGTGACCAATGACCAGATTGCAGCCGATCTTAAGGAACACGTGATCAAACCTGTGATCCCATCTCAGTATCTTGACAACAACACCATCTTCCACTTGAACCCATCTGGCCGGTTTGTCATCGGTGGACCTCATGGTGACGCAGGTCTTACCGGACGGAAGATTATCATCGACACCTACGGTGGATGGGGAGCTCACGGAGGTGGTGCTTTCTCCGGAAAGGACCCAACCAAGGTGGACAGGAGTGGTGCTTACATTGTAAGGCAAGCTGCTAAGAGTATCGTGGCTTCAGGACTTGCACGTAGGTGCATCGTTCAGGTTTCTTATGCTATTGGTGTGGCAGAACCACTTTCTGTGTTTGTGGACACCTACAAAACTGGAAAAATCCCGGATAAGGATATCCTTGTTCTAATCAAGGAAAACTTTGACTTTAGGCCAGGGATGATGTCGATCAATCTTGACTTAAAGAGGGGCGGCAACTACAGGTATCAGAAGACTGCTGCTTATGGTCATTTCGGACGTGACGACCCTGACTTCACCTGGGAGACTGTCAAGGTTCTCAAGCCTAAAGCTTGA
- the LOC122581010 gene encoding thioredoxin-like 3-3 translates to MDMEKKEIIKPGKTQKQNSITNASSDENLRDIFHQIKTSKSPTVINFGASWCRVCSEIQPAFKKLSNKFPKLTFVYADIDECPETTQHIRYTPTFHFYRDGERVDAMFGAGEERLHDRLWLHS, encoded by the exons ATGGATATGGAGAAAAAAGAAATCATAAAACCAggaaaaacacaaaaacaaaattcaatCACGAATGCATCCTCAGATGAAAACCTTAGAGACATCTTTCATCAAATCAAAACTTCCAAATCCCCT ACTGTAATCAACTTTGGTGCATCTTG GTGTCGTGTTTGTTCCGAAATCCAACCTGCTTTTAAAAAGTTAAGCAACAAGTTTCCCAAACTTACATTTGTATATGCAGATATCGACGAATGCCCAGAAACAACCCAACATATCCGATACACGCCTACTTTCCATTTCTATAGAGATGGTGAAAGGGTAGATGCTATGTTTGGCGCCGGCGAAGAAAGGCTGCACGATCGTCTGTGGTTACATTCCTAG